The region TGTTGCTTCCCAGTGTATTGATTCGTATTGGGCAACAGCAATTGAGAAACGAATCCAGCAGTTGTTAGGAAAAGTTATTTTTTTCACGATAAGTAAGTTACCAAGGATTTTAAGAGTTTAAAGCCTGGTTTATGGTCCCGAACAAAGCAATAGCTAAGAAACCTGATGAGATGACTGCAGTGCGACGCATCAAGATGATTGGTATCAAGCCATGCCACGTTCCGACAATACCCACCAATCATTGTGTACTTGTTTATCCGTCACCggctttttttttatttctctttCAAGAACTCTACTACTCATGATATAGGGATTAAATGAAGCTATCATGACAGCAGAAATTACTCTTGTGAATTTCACGGTCATTAAACCAGTCTAACAAATCAGACTTTGGCGGTTATGCACCATCCTGATCAGGATCAAAGATCTGCCCAACAAACGAGTAGATGATGGCATCGAAAATACTACAGTTTCTGGGAAATCCACATTCTCACTTCTATCTGACAATAATATTTGCGAGACCAAATTGAACATTCTCTGGTAGGCAACTGCGATGGTAATTCGTTTAATTACAAATTGCACAAACCGGGCATATAAACACGTCGCCATATCTCAGATATGCTCCCAAATACCCATCCGGGACCTGGAACGGCGAAATCTTATTCTTTTTgtattctttatattatttaaaataataaaagtcGAGTTATAGAGTCTCTGGTTCTTCTATAATGTCTGCGTCGGTCATATCATAGTGGAGACATGCTAACACACCATCCGTTACGGGCTTAGGGAAAGCTGGGATTGAAGTGGGGTAGTGAAACGGCAATGCCAAATGATGGGAGCTGCTTATTAGTCCGGTTTATTTCCCCGTCGAACTACCCTTGTTCCGCATCGAAGCGAGGTATGGACTGAGCCTGTCAGATCGATCATCCAACTGGAAGTGTCGGATAAACTGTCAGCCTTGGTTGTTGGTCGATATCCTTGCAACATATCggttgagatgagagagaacaATGTAGTCGTTCGAAAGTCCGATTGGCCATCATTCACGTGGTAAAAATCTCGCTGCGGTATTAAAATCTGGTTGCCTCGATATTTCTCTCGTGACGCATTACTCAAAGACGACAGAGTCTAATCGACAAAATGGCAGCAAACGATGATGGACCTATCGTGGCACCCGACGAAGATGTTAGATCCCTTATTTTGTTCATGTGCCTCGACTGATATCTGATATAGGTCCAAGACGACCGCGATTCATCAATTGGAGATGTAAGATCTATCTTTGGTTCGTATGTAGCGGGGAGAGAATGAGCTAACAAATAGTGGCAGGATGCGACATCATCGACAGCAAGTTTGAGCAGCTCAATCCTCGACTTTCGTCACGAAAACGGAAGAACATATCATGCATACAAGGATGGAAGTCAGTTACCGTCAACGACTCTTTTTCCTAGCTCGAAGTCCGATGGCTAACCCTACCTACGCAAAGAATATTATCTTCCCAACGATGAGCGTGAAAATGACAGGCTAGGTACAGTCCCGGTTGCGGTATAGCGGCAACGTTTATACTAAAGATGTCTAGACTTATAGCATAATTTATTTCTCCTTACTTTTGATAACAAACTTGGTCTTTTACCTCTAAACCTTCCTGATTCTAAGGTCAAGCGCGTCTTGGATTTGGGAACTGGAACGGGAATATGGGCAATAGACTTTGGTGATGATCATCCCGAAGCCGAGGTAGGATCAGTCAACCAAGGATCAAAAACTCGAAGCGAGGATTAGAAGCTGATACTTTTAGGTTACCGGCGTCGATCTATCTCCTATCCAGCCCAGTTTGTCAGCTTTGAATAACTATCCTTTCTCTTTATCGATGCTAATATTAGCTAGCGTTCCGCCCAATGTTCGGTTCCTTATTGATGACATTCACGAGCAATAGGACTTTTCTGAGCCCTTCgattatatatatagcagGATGATGAATTTCAGTATCCCTAATTGGCCAGAGTACTTGAACAAGATCTACCAGTAAGTTACAACAGTACCTCCTAGTATTCTCTATAGTCTAATAACCTCAGAAACCTCGCTCCTGGGGGCTATGTCGAGATCCAAGAGATCGACGTGATAATGAAATCTGACGACGGCACGCTTGGCGACGACAGTGCAATCATGAAGTGGAGTAATCTATTGAACGAGGCCTCCGTCAAGGCCTCCCGCGATGTACCCCTCCCCTATAGAATCGAGCCCCTCATCGCTCGTGCCAGTATGGACAGCACCGTCGCCAGCCGCCAACCCGACGACAAACCACTGGCCAAAGGATAAGAAGTACAAAGAGCTTGGAGTATGGAATAACCAGAATATTGCCATCGCTCTGGATTCATTGACTATAGCACCATTTACGAGAGCCTATGGTTGGTCTGTTAAAGAGGTCCATATTTTTCTGTCAAGTGTGAGAAAAGATCTTAACAACCCAAGAATACATGGGTATTGGCCAATGTAAGTACATATGGTTATCCACTAGTTATATCAACTAATCAGCCGATAGCTGCTCCGTTTATGGAAGAAAGCCTTGAGGATGAGGGGGTATCTTATCATGTTATTAGCAATAGGGTTGGGAAACATCAAGGAGGACTAGAGAAACCTTGTTTCATAACGGTGGACAGCGAGCTAGTAATTCCTACCTTACTAGCTTTATTACTCTGCTAATATATAGTCCTGAGGCTACATTATATAGGCTTAAAAGATGTGCTTAATAGCTTGGATTTATTGGTACCCTAATTTGTATCTCTTCTACTAGTAAATTCTATTGTAATCGCGGACTCGCTGTTGTGATCAGAGTCCCACTTAGCAATGGTCTAATCAACAATGTCAAGATCCATCAGGCTAAATCTTAGGTCTTTAACTTCTTTGGTTGCTATAAGGATGATTTATGATACTAGAGAAAGAAAGGCCCGGTGGGAAAGCTCCATAATGTTGTCAAGTTTATCAGGTTATCTCCTTAGAGGAGCGAGCTCTTTAAGAAGATCTTGCGCGAGAATAACAAAGCAAAAGAATACCTCTTGGCAGGCAAGTCGACGGCAGAGCTAGAGGTCATCATAAACAACGACACGAGATGGAACACCACGTATCTCAGATCTCTCGAGCGCTCGTCAAGCAGGTAGACATTAGGGCGTTCTTGGTTCATCCAGAAGTGGAGAAATGGCTGCCGGAGGCCGACATGTTGAAGGGAGATGACTGGAGACTCTTGGCAGAAATCAAACATATCTTTGAGCCATTCTATCTGCAGACTATGAGAACGCAGGGCTGGGGTAGCGAGGGAGGCAACGGACGGCTTTGGGAGGTGATGACAGGTATGGAGTACTTACTGGAACACCTAGAGGATCGAAAGTTATTCCATCATATTGTCCCAGAAGTGATGGTAATGTGTATCAGGACCCAATACCAAAGGACGCGGACCATTACATCGTGTATTAGTGCAGTGCTTGATACGGGGCTATTGGTATAGTAGGAATTCAGGGTTGGCATAGATGAAAAGTAGACCACCCGGCGGGATTCTGATGGTAGTTTGTATAGTAGTAGGGCTTAACTTgaaaatattatattacaTAAAATCACTAGGTGCCACCAGCTAATCTCTGCGTCTCATAATTCGAAGTCAATGTCGTATTAAATTCTGCATATCATAGAGTAAATCATGTTTACTTCTGACAAAAGCCACCAGCGTGATTATATCCCATTAAACAATTGACTACTAATAAACTGTGCTAGCCCTGCTGTACCTTCCAACAATGTATACCCCTCTCAGCGAAATGATAAATAAAGCTAGGCCAATAATCTCCAAGACAATAACAACCAGACCAGCAATAAACGTGTAAGACTATAATAGTAGTTATgagtaattattaaatacACAAGAGTCAGAGGAATATCTTACTATTTCTGTGCATAGACTTGCCCAGGAGATATAGCTCTGCTGGGCCCTGTTCTGGCATGACCAAGACCATAGGTCCCAGTGGCTATTCCTAAGCACTTCTTTATCAATAATCAAGTAAACAGTTGCAGCAACCCAGCCTGCAATTGTAATACCAGAGCTGGCCAGCACGGCGCCGGTATGTACCCAGCCATCGCGTAATGATTGGGGCTATCTAATGTTAGAATATTATCAATAGGCTTTAAGTAGTCTTTTAATAAACTTACAAAACTGAGATGAGTTGCTATAGCTACCATCTGGATAAAGGATGCAAATGCTGCAATTACTAGCATTAACCAAGTCGAGAGCATCTTGACCGAAGCCCATTGAGTTCTCGTCCAGCCGTCCTCGTTTCTGTCCACAGAGGTATATGTTGTCTCCCAAATATTAACTCCATGAATAAGTAAACTCAGAATGCTAAGATCGAGTAAAAGGATGAAAATGCGCAGGCAGAGTCTGACGGCATCAAAAGTCTCCCGACGCTTATTCCGCACATGGCGCCTCCTGAGGAGAACTTGTTGATCGGAAACCGGACGAAAAGCCTTCGCAGCATAGCCATCGTCGACTTCGTCATGAGGGTCGAGCCGGTACGAGTATGACTCGTAGCCAGAGGGTACGCTAAGGTCCATGATGATTAAATATTAGGTTTCTGATTTTAGCATGCTTGGTTTTGGGCTCTTCAAGTGGATTTATGTGCGCGGGACTGTCATCTTCTTGTGCCATGATATGATCAGGTGGATTCGACGTCAATGATAATTTTGCGATTTTTCGTATGGTGGTATCCCGATCATGTCAGCCGCAATTCGGCAACACCGCTCCTTAGGTCTTGGTCCCTTGGATGGCCAATCATTTTACATCTAGATAATTTAAGTAAGCTTACTATCAGCCCTAATGATAAGCTTTATCTTTTACTTACAATGTGCTTACTGCATTTTGGTGCATGTCAGCCAATCTAGTCCATTTGGGGTAGCCGAAGTTGCAGAATGGGGTCACACAGCCAGACTTAAGCGAGGTAGCTCCCAGCAAGGGAAGTCACAGCCCGCTGGAGAAAATTTGCTTATTACAGAATCTAATAACCTGTCAGCCTTGAAGAACAGCTTGATTGGTTAATATCCTCTTGTAGCGGGCATGGCTGTGTCGCTCACATCTGACAACCGGGTCGAGATAAGATACAGTACATCCGGTATCACCTGACTTACACTCTCCGAAGTTCATTGCATCTCCATGTCCATTCTAGATCTCTCAGTCTTGACCAAATCTGACTGTACGGCAACATTTTGTTAGATTCAGTCCAGCAATTTCTTTCAGATTTACAGTCATTTGCTTTGTCCCACAACATGAAGTCGATAAGAGCCTACTCAAGCTTGCTTCATCCATGCTTTAAGCGGGGTAAGCGAGATCGGAACAGCAAATAAACTTACGGCTATGGCACCAAGTCAAGATGCTGCCCAGCTCCCTGTTTAGCACCTATCAGCAATACAAGGAAGACACCGACTCGGTGGCTTCTTGGCTTGCTTCGACAGCAAAGGCCTGCGGATACCCTTCAGATTTACTCACAGCTACCAGCATCTAGACAAAGGGAAGAGGCCGCTTGAAAAGAAAGGCTAGAAGGGATACTAAGGAACAGAAAACCTACATCCCAACTCCGCACACTATTCAGAAGTACGTCATTGCTGTCAAGGACTTTATCCCTCTGGCTAAATTCATTCTCGCTTCGAACCACTTATCTCAGTCCCCCCTTCCTTTGTTGAAACTCTCGACCGAGTTATATATGTGCGGGCCAGGTTTAACGCTCAACTGATCG is a window of Fusarium oxysporum f. sp. lycopersici 4287 supercont2.65 genomic scaffold, whole genome shotgun sequence DNA encoding:
- a CDS encoding uncharacterized protein (At least one base has a quality score < 10); its protein translation is MNFSIPNWPEYLNKIYQNLAPGGYVEIQEIDVIMKSDDGTLGDDSAIMKWSNLLNEASVKASRDVPLPYRIEPLIARASMDSTVASRQPDDKPLAKG